Genomic DNA from Echeneis naucrates chromosome 23, fEcheNa1.1, whole genome shotgun sequence:
ATCTCACTTGTCCAGGAAGACTTGTCACTTTGGTTTGCAATATTGACCAAATTGTTCAATCTGTGTGTTCTTATGCTGGAATTTGCAGTGGATTCTGGGAGTTCTGCTGGACGCTCCGAGAGACAACTGAAGTACCAAAGTTCTCGGCCTCCCTAAACTAACAGAACATCAATCATTAAACCTCTCCAGCTCAGTGACTATTGTTCCACGTtctgttttttggttttcactCTGGTATTCACCAATTTAGTGACATTTTGTCAGTTCTTtacaagaacaagaaaaagagtTTACTCACAttcaacttttatttatctttatttatttaaaaaaatttttagaGCGCTTGTTGAATTGCAGTTGACTAAACATTAATAACTTTCGTTTGAACCTTGAGCTCAGGCCCCCCCTTCGACTCAAACGTTTATCACTGTGTAACTGaactgttggaaaaaaaaaaaaaaaaaaatctaacttgGCCACGGCGACAACAAACATTTTGCTTGATTCTGGTTATTTGCCTTATGCCAAATGCACTTCCATCCATCGAATGACCTAAttctgacaacaaaacaagcaccACGAACagattgacaaaaaaaaaaagtttctctaCTTTGTACAATATTATATTTCTAGTACTTACTGCACTTCCCATCTTCCTCAAAATCCCCTCTAATAGTGCTTGATTTGTTGATATAGAAGTGTTTGGATTGTAGACTCAGTCCTCAGGTTCTCAACACTTCCTGAGGCTTAGGAAGGATTTGGACTGGACTCAAACCTAGCGACTCCATTTAGATTTAAGAACCCTGCCTTCAGTCACAGAGAAGTGGGGATTTGACTTGGGCTCAAGGTAAAATAAGTATAACAATGTTTAAAGTCTGATAATCAGCCATCTGGTTTTTGtcctttaaagaaaacattgttttaCTCAGTAATGCGTGGtgcatgaaaacaaattctGAAGGAAAGATAATCAGATTTTAACTTGGGTAGTAACTGGTAAATGTGActggtaattaaaaaaaatatcctgtCTTACCAGAGGAGTGACTGAATCCACTCTCTCTGAGTAAAAGGATTTACCTCTGCAAAGTTCAGGGGACAGGAAGGACCACTCGCTCTCAAACACAGCCTGcggctctctgattggctgaagcCCAGATGCATTCCCACCTTTCCTGGAGCCAGGGGATGCTGCAGCTCACACATGGAGGTATAATAAGCTCTTGTTTGTGTCTCAGCAGCTAAACTAGTCTGTTACATTGCATTAACAAAGAATTCCTCCCGATATGGAATGGTGCAGTGTATAAAATAATCACAAGAGCCCTCATCAAACCGTTAAAACACCACTTAGCTCTCAGGTTTCAATCATTATGAAGAGGCTTTCGGAACATTGTTAGcatcctctttgttttgttttacagtgaacCATTCCACAGGGGTACCAGGTAAGGCCACTCCCTTCTCTCTTCCCAAGTCGCTGGGCATTTGTCCATTCGCTCCTGCCCTACATTCTGTAATTCCTGCCCCCCGTGTTGCCTCGACTTGAGTTTTTCTGATGCACCTCCTGCAATGAGAAGAAACACATACTTAGACACACAGCAGAGGTACATccaggtcaaaaaaaaaaaaaaaaaaaacaaccaaaaaacagaaaacaaaacgtTACCAGCGCTCTGTACTCTTTAGCATTCAGTAAGTTAAACTGCAGTTTCGCTAGAGCTTTTAAATCCTGGCACAAAAAGAGAGCAGAAGCTTTTGACTTGATGGGAAAAATAAGATGATTCACAAAACAATGCCACCACAATCCACAAATTAATGACGAGATGAGTGGAAACCACTGCACACATTGATACACCAAACGTGACATGCGTGTCCCATCTCCAGACCTCACATGTGTCAGTCTGTTCTGGTGAGACGCCAGAATTTCAGCACATAATGTACAGTAGCAGAGTGGAGATTCTGCCAGGGGAACAGGAGTGCCACTCGGTCTACCACGAAAACCACTTAGTTGCATCTCTTGctaatggttttcttttttgagagAAGGGCAAAAAGCACACAGACGAATCTTAAAAGGATCACACTCTCTGGCAGGTTGGCAACTCGAGGATGAAACAGCAGGGTCCACATTTAGATCTCACAGTTTCTTTATTTGGCAGGCAGAGCGAGATTTCAGAGCTAAGATTGGTTAAACGAACGTCtcctgtttcaaaataaagcttgAAACACCTCAAAGTGCTGATTATGTGGTTGATGGAGCTTTAAACgatgtaataataaaataatagtgAGATGAAAAGCATCCATTTGCAAGCATACCTTAAAGGATGAGTGACTATGTCCAGGTAATGGTCTCTGTGGGATGAAAATGAAGCCACTTAAGTTGGATGGATTCATTTCTCTTCCTACACAGTAAACATGAACCTAATCACCCCGCAAAGGAACTGTTTAACAACTGAACAGCTGATTAGCTCATCTTAGCATAAACACTGGAAATAACCCCAGATATATGTTTTTTTAGtggatggatgaaataaaaatgtatgattgAGTGTTTCTTATTGATCTTTGTTAGACATAATCCACCACCCAGTAGCTCTACAGCTTACAACataacatgttttctttttgcttaaTATACACAAAAACTACAGGGTCAAAACAgaaatttgtgatttttgtgttgttgtgtgttagACTGATTTGGAGTTCAGGTAGCTCATGTCCCTGTTTCCACTGGTGCTAAGCTAATTTAAGCACTGCATGGACAGATCCAATTCAACTCAAACAATTCTGCGCtccttttaaagctttttcccggtgtgtgtgtgtgtgtgttgtgtgttgtgctcaccttcttgttttttgtcttgtctGGCTGCTGTGCTGTCCTACGCTCTGTGCCCTTGTCCACTTTGTGTCCTGCGGTACTGACCTTGGCTGCTCTCGTGATGTCTGTGTGGCGCTGTGCACGCACAGAGCGAGCGGCCTTGCTGGTCTTGGCAGGTGCACAGTACATCTCCAGGCGCCGCAGCTCACAGCTTTGGAAGCAGCATTCGTCCACAATGCCACGTGACCGCCGTGCGTTGGGGCCATAGCCTGGTTTACCTGTTGGAGGAGGACAGTGAGAGAGGGGATGGATGAATATCTGGGCTCTAAAtgccttttcctttcttccactGACTGTTTTTGATTACTGTCCAAACAAGAGGCATTTTTAACTTTTCCACACATGTTGAATAGGATGCAGTGTAGACAGTTTGTCAttccaaagacaaaaatatggATGTTATCTGTCACAGCTAACAGACGTTCTCACTACAGCAGAAACCAGTAGCTTTTAGGCTAACATTAGCTGCTCTGTCTGACTCCGGCTAAATTCATCAGATTGTGTTACATGCaccaaaaacagagagacaacagCCTTTGCTCGAGCAGCTAGGCTGGTTTATGTTATTTTTAAGAATATTTCTGTTCCTTaatttccatattttattttattttattttttttttacatgtgtcATAAACGGGTATGATTGCTGAGTTTTTAAAATCTCCTAATGGCAGCCAACAAAATCAACGACCGCCAGCTACAAATGAAGTCTGCTTTTGTCTGCTTACTTTCCGAACTCAAGGGCtcattgtttttgaaatttAGTAAGAATTTTTAAGTGGCAAATCTGCTCACATCATTGCAAACTGCAGATGAACTGTGGGAGAATGGAAATCTTGACAGGTGTAGCGACGGAGCGTCTCGGGATTTAGCGAACAGTCAATTCAGcttcaataaatcaaatttttcttcccctcaccgAAGGCTCACATTAGAGTTTATCAAACAGACACCGTGCTTCTATTAAAGAAGCGCTAATGGCCAGGTCATTGGGTCTGATTCTTGTCTTAATGACATGGATTTCTTCCGTATAAAATTTACAGT
This window encodes:
- the igf1 gene encoding insulin-like growth factor 1 isoform X3, encoding MSSALSFQWHLCDVFKSAMCCISCSHTLSLLLCVLTLTPTATGAGPETLCGAELVDTLQFVCGERGFYFSKPGYGPNARRSRGIVDECCFQSCELRRLEMYCAPAKTSKAARSVRAQRHTDITRAAKEVHQKNSSRGNTGGRNYRM
- the igf1 gene encoding insulin-like growth factor 1 isoform X2, whose protein sequence is MSSALSFQWHLCDVFKSAMCCISCSHTLSLLLCVLTLTPTATGAGPETLCGAELVDTLQFVCGERGFYFSKPGYGPNARRSRGIVDECCFQSCELRRLEMYCAPAKTSKAARSVRAQRHTDITRAAKVSTAGHKVDKGTERRTAQQPDKTKNKKEVHQKNSSRGNTGGRNYRM
- the igf1 gene encoding insulin-like growth factor 1 isoform X1, whose translation is MSSALSFQWHLCDVFKSAMCCISCSHTLSLLLCVLTLTPTATGAGPETLCGAELVDTLQFVCGERGFYFSKPGYGPNARRSRGIVDECCFQSCELRRLEMYCAPAKTSKAARSVRAQRHTDITRAAKVSTAGHKVDKGTERRTAQQPDKTKNKKRPLPGHSHSSFKEVHQKNSSRGNTGGRNYRM
- the igf1 gene encoding insulin-like growth factor 1 isoform X4, whose translation is MSGKPGYGPNARRSRGIVDECCFQSCELRRLEMYCAPAKTSKAARSVRAQRHTDITRAAKVSTAGHKVDKGTERRTAQQPDKTKNKKRPLPGHSHSSFKEVHQKNSSRGNTGGRNYRM